A genomic segment from Geitlerinema sp. PCC 7407 encodes:
- a CDS encoding quinone-dependent dihydroorotate dehydrogenase, whose amino-acid sequence MDIYQAGIRPILFSGLKVDPEWLHQQSIRTLRQLHQSSLNPASAWMENRLAQSCRWEDERLSQQVWGLNFENPVGLAAGFDKDGLAAGIWSSLGFGFAELGTVTLHAQPGNPRPRLFRLPLDQAALNRMGFNNQGAAALASNLQGLWQQRSRQIPIGINLGKSKVTPLEEAAADYEGSFRQLQELGDYFVVNVSSPNTPGLRSLQATDQLAPILEALQQANTTRKPLLVKIAPDLEWEAIADVIALAQRYQLAGIIATNTTIRRDNLRTQIIEQTGNPVTEEAGGISGAPVRQRSTEVIRFIYQQTQGSLPIIGVGGIFTAEDAWAKITAGATLIQVYTGWIYEGPWMVRRILEGLVRQLDAHGLTHLHEAVGLDHRR is encoded by the coding sequence TTGGATATCTATCAAGCCGGTATACGTCCTATTTTGTTCTCTGGACTGAAAGTTGATCCAGAGTGGTTGCACCAACAGTCTATTCGCACTCTGCGGCAGCTTCACCAAAGCAGCTTAAATCCGGCCAGTGCCTGGATGGAGAACCGCCTGGCTCAGTCTTGCCGATGGGAGGACGAAAGACTCTCCCAGCAGGTCTGGGGCTTGAACTTTGAGAATCCCGTGGGGCTGGCCGCTGGCTTTGACAAGGATGGCTTGGCCGCTGGCATTTGGTCTTCCCTGGGCTTTGGGTTTGCGGAGTTGGGTACGGTCACGCTGCACGCTCAGCCCGGCAATCCGCGTCCCCGTTTGTTTCGGCTGCCCCTCGACCAAGCGGCGCTCAACCGCATGGGGTTCAACAATCAGGGCGCCGCTGCCCTCGCGAGCAACCTCCAAGGGCTGTGGCAGCAGCGATCGCGGCAAATTCCCATTGGCATCAATCTGGGTAAGTCTAAGGTAACACCGCTCGAAGAGGCGGCAGCGGACTACGAGGGCAGCTTCCGGCAGCTCCAAGAACTGGGCGACTACTTTGTGGTGAACGTGTCTTCGCCCAATACCCCAGGACTGCGATCGCTCCAGGCCACAGATCAGCTCGCGCCTATTTTGGAGGCGCTCCAGCAGGCCAACACGACCCGCAAGCCGCTGCTGGTGAAGATCGCCCCGGATCTCGAGTGGGAGGCGATCGCCGACGTGATCGCCCTCGCCCAGCGCTACCAGCTCGCCGGCATCATCGCCACCAACACCACCATTCGCCGCGACAACCTGCGCACCCAGATCATCGAGCAGACCGGCAACCCCGTCACCGAAGAAGCCGGCGGCATCAGCGGCGCTCCCGTTCGCCAGCGCTCCACCGAGGTGATTCGCTTCATCTATCAGCAGACCCAGGGCAGCCTGCCGATCATCGGCGTGGGCGGCATCTTCACCGCCGAGGACGCCTGGGCCAAAATCACCGCCGGAGCCACCCTCATTCAGGTCTACACCGGCTGGATCTACGAAGGCCCCTGGATGGTGCGGCGCATTCTCGAAGGCCTCGTCCGCCAGCTCGACGCCCACGGCCTGACGCACCTGCACGAGGCGGTAGGCCTCGATCACCGGCGCTGA
- the prmA gene encoding 50S ribosomal protein L11 methyltransferase, with amino-acid sequence MVNSWWEIQVLCDAALDDLIFWRLEEFGCRGTSNEVKGHSYLVRAYLPQEDAQLLDLAALAINLRQDALSVGLPVPVTQWNLIDEEDWSSSWKDHWQPEEIGDRFLINPAWIPVPEGTDRLVIRLDPGAAFGTGAHATTQLCLESLEMRLGDREEASQKIIADVGCGSGILSIGALLLGAQRVYAVDTDSMAIKATMSNRKLNGLDADRLIAERGSMQQLIELCPEPVDGFLCNILAEIVIDLTPHFGAIAKPGTWGIISGVLMDQAKPVADTLEQNGWIVATLWRRQEWCCFNIRRA; translated from the coding sequence TTGGTGAACAGTTGGTGGGAAATTCAGGTTCTCTGTGACGCTGCCCTAGACGATTTGATCTTTTGGCGCCTGGAGGAGTTTGGCTGTCGGGGCACCTCCAACGAGGTCAAAGGACACAGCTATTTGGTCCGCGCCTATCTGCCGCAGGAAGACGCTCAGCTTCTGGATTTGGCGGCCCTGGCCATCAACCTGCGCCAGGACGCGCTGTCGGTGGGCCTGCCGGTCCCGGTCACCCAGTGGAATCTGATCGATGAAGAGGACTGGTCCAGCAGTTGGAAAGACCACTGGCAACCAGAGGAAATCGGCGATCGCTTTTTGATCAACCCTGCCTGGATTCCGGTTCCGGAGGGGACCGATCGTCTGGTGATTCGCCTGGATCCAGGGGCGGCCTTTGGCACCGGCGCCCACGCCACCACCCAGCTTTGCCTAGAGTCTCTAGAAATGCGCCTGGGCGATCGCGAAGAGGCCAGCCAAAAGATCATTGCCGACGTGGGCTGCGGCTCCGGCATTCTCTCCATTGGCGCGCTGCTCTTGGGAGCCCAGCGGGTTTACGCCGTCGACACCGACAGCATGGCCATCAAGGCCACAATGAGCAACCGCAAACTCAACGGCCTCGACGCCGACCGGCTGATCGCTGAGCGGGGCAGCATGCAGCAGCTGATTGAGCTGTGCCCCGAGCCCGTTGACGGTTTTTTGTGTAATATTTTGGCGGAAATTGTCATTGATTTGACGCCCCACTTCGGGGCGATCGCCAAGCCGGGCACCTGGGGAATCATCAGCGGGGTGCTGATGGACCAGGCAAAACCCGTCGCAGACACCCTCGAGCAAAACGGCTGGATCGTCGCGACCCTCTGGCGACGCCAGGAATGGTGCTGCTTCAATATCCGCCGCGCCTAG
- a CDS encoding adenylate/guanylate cyclase domain-containing protein: protein MEQSVLNHRAVLGMLMGGAIAASVSGGPALPLLAAEPPPTAETLEQLLERRNAHLEAVEAIDQEIWQIFGKTQAVMMIDMAGFSRTAAELGIVPTLAMIQRQRSVAVPLIRRHGGQMLKADADNVLAVFPDVDQAVAAAADILRTLVAKGQGASIGIGYGETLAIASEDVYGEEVNLASKLGEDLALRNEILLTETAYQRWQPRPAQAQLWKRDELEIAGLELTVHRWQPTQPAAQP, encoded by the coding sequence ATGGAGCAATCTGTGTTGAATCACCGCGCCGTGTTGGGGATGTTGATGGGTGGGGCGATCGCCGCTTCTGTGTCTGGCGGCCCAGCGCTCCCCCTGCTCGCTGCGGAGCCGCCCCCAACGGCGGAGACCCTAGAGCAGCTGCTGGAGCGGCGCAACGCCCATCTAGAAGCAGTAGAGGCCATCGATCAAGAAATCTGGCAGATTTTTGGCAAAACTCAGGCCGTGATGATGATCGACATGGCGGGGTTTTCGCGCACGGCGGCGGAGCTGGGCATTGTGCCAACCCTGGCGATGATCCAGCGGCAGCGCAGCGTCGCGGTGCCCTTGATCCGCCGCCACGGCGGCCAGATGCTCAAAGCTGACGCGGATAACGTGCTGGCGGTGTTTCCCGACGTAGATCAGGCCGTGGCGGCGGCGGCGGATATCCTGCGGACGCTGGTGGCCAAGGGCCAGGGCGCGAGCATCGGCATCGGCTATGGCGAAACCCTGGCGATCGCCAGCGAAGACGTCTACGGCGAGGAAGTAAACCTTGCCTCTAAGCTGGGCGAGGACCTAGCCCTGCGAAACGAAATTTTGCTGACGGAGACGGCCTACCAGCGCTGGCAGCCCCGGCCTGCCCAAGCGCAGCTGTGGAAGCGCGACGAGCTGGAAATTGCGGGGCTCGAGCTGACGGTGCATCGCTGGCAGCCTACGCAGCCCGCCGCGCAGCCATGA
- the trxA gene encoding thioredoxin has translation MAIKKQFTSFQDLLAESEVPLLVDFYAAWCGPCQMMAPILEQVQHRLSGRLKVVKIDTDRYPQLASRYGIQALPTLVVFKQGQPVDRLEGVMQAEQLISRLQSVL, from the coding sequence ATGGCGATCAAAAAGCAATTTACGAGCTTTCAGGATTTGCTGGCGGAGTCGGAGGTGCCGCTGCTGGTGGATTTTTATGCCGCGTGGTGCGGGCCATGCCAGATGATGGCCCCGATTTTGGAGCAGGTGCAGCACCGCCTGAGCGGCCGCCTCAAGGTGGTGAAGATTGACACCGATCGCTATCCCCAGCTAGCCTCTCGCTATGGTATCCAGGCGCTGCCGACCTTGGTCGTGTTCAAGCAAGGACAGCCGGTGGATCGCCTTGAGGGGGTGATGCAGGCAGAGCAGCTAATCTCGCGACTGCAAAGCGTCCTGTAG
- the fabG gene encoding 3-oxoacyl-[acyl-carrier-protein] reductase codes for MEALPEKLQRLRGQVAIVTGGSRGIGRATAIALAAEGAHIVVNYASSSTAADEVVAEVQGMGVEAIAVQADVSSAEQVDALVEAAMSRWGHVDVLVNNAGITRDTLLLRMKPEDWQAVINLNLTGVFLCTRAVSKIMLKQRSGRIVNITSVAGQMGNPGQANYSAAKAGVIGFTKTVAKELASRGITVNAVAPGFIATDMTHSLDAEGILKFIPLGRYGQPEEVAGLIRFLAADPAAAYITGQVMNVDGGMVMA; via the coding sequence ATGGAAGCCTTGCCAGAAAAGCTGCAACGGTTACGGGGACAGGTCGCGATTGTCACGGGGGGTTCACGGGGGATTGGCCGAGCCACGGCGATCGCCCTCGCAGCAGAAGGCGCCCACATCGTGGTCAACTACGCCAGCTCCAGCACCGCCGCTGACGAAGTCGTCGCCGAAGTCCAGGGCATGGGCGTCGAGGCGATCGCCGTCCAGGCGGACGTGTCCAGCGCGGAGCAAGTGGACGCCCTGGTCGAAGCAGCCATGAGCCGCTGGGGCCACGTTGACGTCTTGGTCAACAACGCGGGCATCACTCGGGACACCCTGCTGCTGCGCATGAAGCCCGAGGATTGGCAAGCCGTGATCAATCTGAACCTGACCGGCGTTTTCCTCTGCACCCGCGCCGTCAGCAAAATCATGCTCAAGCAGCGCTCCGGCCGCATCGTGAATATCACCTCTGTCGCAGGCCAGATGGGCAATCCCGGCCAAGCCAACTACAGCGCCGCTAAGGCGGGCGTGATTGGCTTCACCAAAACCGTGGCCAAGGAACTGGCCAGTCGCGGGATCACCGTGAACGCGGTCGCGCCCGGCTTCATCGCCACCGACATGACCCACAGTCTGGACGCCGAGGGCATTCTCAAGTTCATTCCCCTGGGACGCTACGGTCAGCCCGAGGAAGTGGCCGGCCTGATTCGCTTCCTGGCCGCCGATCCGGCAGCGGCCTACATCACCGGCCAAGTCATGAACGTCGATGGCGGCATGGTAATGGCGTAG
- a CDS encoding DUF3122 domain-containing protein translates to MGLRRWQSIGMTWFLGLVLWLGGLAIAPAGHAELRLAQEAPDHLLYKSWNTLRDREGRSWQVVLFRRGEPTPAELGLRLVGFPGAVAIAHPQPLEIESTTGAVLRSPDLFQQDAPAPSVGQYDLLPLLDQLPSERFQLRVPLTDGTALEIRVPQAVAAEWRAIAQLQGPSPELFAVDEIDYARSLSR, encoded by the coding sequence ATGGGCCTTCGGCGTTGGCAAAGCATTGGTATGACCTGGTTTCTGGGCCTCGTTCTTTGGCTGGGTGGGCTGGCGATCGCCCCTGCTGGACACGCTGAGCTGCGCCTGGCCCAGGAGGCGCCGGACCACCTGCTCTACAAGTCCTGGAACACCCTGCGCGATCGCGAGGGGCGATCGTGGCAGGTGGTGCTGTTTCGGCGGGGCGAACCGACGCCCGCAGAGCTGGGCCTGCGTCTGGTGGGCTTTCCGGGCGCGGTGGCGATCGCCCATCCCCAGCCCCTCGAGATCGAGAGCACCACAGGGGCAGTCCTGCGATCGCCCGACCTGTTTCAGCAGGATGCCCCGGCCCCCAGCGTGGGGCAGTATGACCTACTGCCCCTCCTAGACCAGCTGCCCTCGGAGCGATTTCAGCTCCGGGTGCCCCTGACCGACGGGACGGCCCTGGAGATCCGGGTGCCCCAGGCGGTTGCGGCAGAGTGGCGGGCGATCGCCCAGCTCCAGGGGCCATCTCCCGAGCTGTTTGCCGTCGATGAGATTGACTACGCGCGATCGCTCTCGCGCTAG
- a CDS encoding S-methyl-5'-thioadenosine phosphorylase, with protein sequence MAQAKIGIIGGSGLYKMEALKDIEEVRVETPFGDPSDALIVGTLDGTRVAFLARHGRNHHLTPTELPFRANIYAMKSLGVEYLISASAVGSLKQEAKPLDMVIPDQFIDRTRNRISTFFGDGIVAHIAFGDPVCGHLAKILAEAVESLDLPEVTLHKGGTYVCMEGPAFSTKAESNLYRSWGATVIGMTNVPEAKLAREAEIAYATLALVTDYDCWHPDHDSVTVDMVVANLHRNATNAQQVIRETVRRLSENPPVSEAHSALKYAILTPLDKVPAATKERMKLLLQKYL encoded by the coding sequence ATGGCGCAGGCAAAGATTGGCATTATCGGGGGCAGCGGCCTTTACAAGATGGAAGCCCTCAAGGACATTGAGGAAGTGCGGGTCGAGACGCCCTTTGGCGATCCCTCGGATGCGCTGATCGTCGGAACTCTGGATGGCACGCGGGTGGCCTTTTTGGCGCGCCACGGTCGCAACCACCACCTCACCCCCACTGAGCTTCCCTTCCGGGCCAATATCTACGCCATGAAGAGCCTGGGCGTTGAGTACTTGATTTCGGCGTCGGCCGTGGGCTCTCTCAAGCAAGAAGCCAAGCCCCTCGACATGGTGATCCCGGATCAGTTTATTGACCGGACCCGCAACCGGATTTCGACCTTCTTTGGGGACGGCATCGTGGCCCACATCGCCTTTGGCGATCCGGTGTGCGGCCACCTGGCTAAAATCCTGGCAGAGGCGGTCGAGAGCCTGGATCTGCCGGAGGTGACGCTGCACAAGGGCGGCACCTATGTTTGCATGGAGGGGCCAGCTTTCTCGACTAAGGCGGAGTCGAATCTGTACCGCAGCTGGGGCGCCACGGTGATCGGCATGACCAATGTGCCGGAGGCCAAGCTGGCGCGCGAAGCGGAAATCGCCTATGCGACTCTGGCGCTGGTGACGGACTACGACTGCTGGCACCCCGACCACGACAGCGTGACGGTGGATATGGTGGTCGCCAACCTGCACCGCAACGCCACCAATGCCCAGCAGGTGATTCGCGAGACGGTGCGCCGCCTGAGCGAAAATCCGCCGGTCTCTGAGGCCCACTCGGCGCTGAAGTACGCGATTTTGACGCCGCTGGACAAGGTGCCCGCAGCGACCAAAGAGCGGATGAAGCTGCTGCTGCAAAAGTATCTCTAA
- a CDS encoding Tab2/Atab2 family RNA-binding protein: MTIWEADFYRRPLRNAAGQPLWELLLCDQQRQLILSAMCPQPDATAAWLTGQLRSHFAAGVTPPERLRVFRPQSLSLLQVACEPLGIAVEGTRRTPAIKAALLARASAYAQMPEYSSEAYQPLYIEKAPPAPLPETLWGDRWRFGAMAAGDLISVFRHRPVPILEMPTELLPVQLGLASTTPIPGVILEGGRRSLQIARWLQAHQPVSLHYRTGDPDGLILEAGLSDRWVIATTTDPDMAAAARTYEERQQASQGLHFLLIEPDDSGQTSTAFWLLRPDPFGS, from the coding sequence ATGACGATCTGGGAAGCGGATTTTTATCGTCGTCCGCTGCGAAACGCGGCGGGCCAGCCTCTCTGGGAGCTGCTGCTCTGTGATCAGCAGCGGCAGCTGATCTTGAGTGCGATGTGCCCTCAGCCGGACGCAACGGCGGCTTGGCTCACGGGGCAGCTGCGATCGCACTTTGCGGCGGGAGTGACGCCTCCAGAGCGCCTGCGGGTGTTTCGGCCCCAGTCCCTGAGCCTGCTCCAGGTGGCCTGCGAGCCCTTAGGAATCGCTGTCGAAGGAACGCGGCGCACCCCGGCCATCAAGGCAGCGCTGCTGGCGCGCGCCTCGGCCTACGCCCAGATGCCGGAGTATTCCAGCGAAGCGTACCAGCCCCTCTACATCGAGAAAGCGCCCCCTGCGCCTTTGCCCGAGACGCTGTGGGGCGATCGCTGGCGGTTTGGGGCGATGGCCGCTGGGGATCTGATTTCGGTCTTTCGGCATCGCCCGGTGCCGATTTTGGAGATGCCCACGGAGCTGCTGCCGGTGCAGCTGGGGCTGGCCTCCACGACCCCCATTCCGGGCGTCATCCTCGAAGGCGGTCGGCGATCGCTCCAGATTGCCCGCTGGCTCCAGGCCCATCAGCCCGTGTCGCTCCACTACCGGACGGGCGACCCGGACGGCCTGATCCTCGAAGCGGGCCTGAGCGATCGCTGGGTGATCGCCACGACCACAGACCCCGACATGGCCGCAGCGGCTCGCACCTACGAGGAGCGCCAGCAGGCCAGCCAGGGACTGCACTTTTTGCTGATTGAGCCTGACGACTCGGGCCAGACCTCCACGGCCTTTTGGCTTCTGCGCCCCGATCCCTTTGGCTCCTAG
- the secF gene encoding protein translocase subunit SecF, whose translation MKLEINKNRRYWWVSSVAILLGGLLAMGISWATIGTPLRPGLDFVGGTRVQLELDCTVPNNCTQPNSNEPKAIDPAAVRQILDQKDLTGSIQVTGENRQGVLIQTTSLSPEERLELQGLLEQELGTFDTERSQIDSVGPTLGRQLFISGMLALIISFVGIIVYLTFRFQFDYAFFAIVALVHDVLLTVGVFAILGLTLGTEVDSLFIVALLTIIGFSVNDTVVIYDRVREVIQQNPTKHIAEVVDDAVNQTLTRSINTSLTTILPLVAIFWFGGSTLKYFSLALIIGFLTGVYSSIFIASSMLAWWRERTGRTTLQPVVATEGPAEETTAEES comes from the coding sequence ATGAAACTAGAAATCAACAAAAACCGCCGCTACTGGTGGGTGAGCTCGGTCGCGATTTTGCTGGGCGGTTTGTTGGCGATGGGGATTTCTTGGGCCACCATCGGCACGCCCCTGCGGCCTGGACTGGACTTTGTGGGCGGGACGCGGGTGCAGCTAGAGCTCGACTGCACCGTCCCCAACAACTGCACGCAGCCAAACTCCAACGAGCCCAAGGCGATTGACCCGGCGGCGGTGCGCCAGATTCTAGATCAAAAAGATCTGACTGGGAGCATTCAGGTCACTGGCGAGAATCGCCAGGGCGTTTTGATCCAGACGACGAGCCTCTCTCCTGAGGAGCGACTGGAGCTCCAGGGACTCCTAGAGCAGGAGTTGGGAACCTTTGACACGGAGCGATCGCAGATTGACTCCGTGGGTCCGACCCTGGGTCGCCAGCTCTTTATCTCCGGCATGCTGGCGCTGATCATTTCCTTCGTTGGCATCATCGTCTACCTGACCTTCCGCTTCCAGTTTGACTACGCTTTCTTCGCCATCGTGGCTCTAGTCCATGATGTCCTGCTGACGGTCGGCGTCTTCGCCATTTTGGGCCTGACCTTGGGAACTGAGGTTGACAGCCTCTTTATCGTGGCGCTGCTCACGATTATTGGTTTCTCGGTCAATGACACAGTGGTCATCTATGACCGGGTGCGAGAGGTCATCCAGCAAAACCCAACCAAGCACATTGCTGAGGTTGTGGACGATGCGGTTAACCAAACACTGACGCGCTCGATCAATACCTCTTTGACCACGATTTTGCCCCTGGTGGCGATTTTCTGGTTTGGCGGATCGACGCTCAAGTACTTCTCCCTGGCGCTGATTATTGGCTTTTTGACAGGGGTGTACTCCAGTATCTTTATCGCTAGCTCCATGCTGGCCTGGTGGCGAGAGCGCACTGGCCGCACGACGCTGCAGCCAGTGGTGGCGACAGAAGGTCCGGCTGAAGAGACGACGGCTGAAGAGTCCTAA
- the secD gene encoding protein translocase subunit SecD: MGKQRSVLILIFALILAAIALLFWPNENGKREFLPLGLDLRGGAQLTIQLNPSENVKEITPEVLEGVKRVIENRVNGLGVSEPIIQTSGSDQIVVQLPGVSNPEQAERVLGGTAQLDFRRQRPGTEGQLQAELLVRQELEKNLAEARQADDLAKIEEVQAALRRSNEAIEPLFEKVGLNGENLTDASPQPTGAGDRWEVAIVFDGQGGDRFAELTKSLAGTGRSIGIFLDEVLISAPTVGVEFAQTGIAGGRAVITGSFNAERATDLAVQLRGGALPVPVEIVENRTVGATLGRDSINRSLYAGIGGLVLVLIFMGVYYRLPGLVANLSLLIYALLTLAAFKLVGVTLTLPGIAGFILSIGMAVDANVLIFERMREELRVGKTLFRSVESGFYRAFSSILDSNVTTLIACGALFWLGSGLVKGFALTLAIGVLTSMFTAVTCSRTLLLFAISMPSLRKPAWYCPKLEVTG, encoded by the coding sequence ATGGGAAAACAGCGTTCTGTTTTGATTTTAATTTTCGCCCTCATTTTGGCGGCGATCGCCCTTTTGTTTTGGCCCAATGAAAATGGCAAGCGAGAATTCTTGCCCCTGGGCCTCGATTTGCGCGGCGGAGCGCAGCTCACCATTCAGCTCAACCCCTCGGAGAACGTGAAAGAAATCACGCCCGAGGTCCTCGAAGGGGTGAAGCGGGTGATCGAAAACCGCGTCAACGGTTTGGGCGTTTCAGAACCGATTATTCAGACCTCGGGCAGTGACCAGATCGTGGTGCAGCTGCCGGGCGTCAGCAATCCGGAGCAGGCGGAGCGAGTCTTGGGCGGCACGGCTCAGCTCGACTTCCGTCGTCAGCGACCTGGCACCGAAGGCCAACTGCAAGCAGAGCTGCTGGTGCGCCAAGAGCTCGAGAAAAATCTGGCCGAGGCTCGGCAGGCTGACGATCTGGCGAAAATCGAAGAAGTTCAGGCTGCTTTGCGTCGCAGCAATGAGGCGATCGAGCCGCTGTTTGAGAAGGTGGGCCTCAATGGTGAAAACCTGACCGATGCGAGCCCCCAGCCGACTGGCGCGGGCGATCGCTGGGAAGTGGCCATTGTCTTTGACGGGCAAGGCGGCGATCGCTTTGCGGAGCTCACCAAGTCCTTGGCGGGCACGGGGCGCAGCATCGGCATCTTCTTGGATGAAGTGCTGATTAGCGCACCTACCGTGGGCGTCGAATTTGCCCAGACCGGAATCGCGGGCGGTCGCGCCGTGATCACCGGCAGCTTCAACGCGGAGAGGGCCACGGACCTGGCGGTCCAGCTGCGCGGGGGCGCTTTGCCTGTGCCCGTCGAGATCGTGGAAAACCGGACCGTGGGCGCTACCCTGGGCCGCGACAGCATCAACCGTAGCCTCTACGCGGGTATCGGCGGCTTGGTGCTGGTCTTAATCTTCATGGGCGTTTACTACCGCTTGCCGGGACTCGTCGCGAATCTGTCTCTGCTGATCTACGCCCTATTGACCCTGGCGGCGTTCAAGCTCGTGGGCGTGACCCTCACCCTACCGGGAATTGCAGGCTTCATTCTCAGCATCGGGATGGCTGTCGACGCCAACGTCTTGATTTTTGAGCGGATGCGGGAAGAGCTGCGCGTCGGCAAAACCCTCTTCCGCTCCGTGGAATCTGGATTTTACCGCGCCTTCTCGAGCATTCTGGACAGTAACGTGACTACCCTGATTGCTTGTGGAGCGCTGTTTTGGCTGGGCTCCGGCCTGGTCAAAGGCTTTGCGCTGACCCTGGCGATCGGCGTCCTGACGAGCATGTTCACAGCCGTTACCTGTAGCCGCACCTTGCTGCTGTTTGCCATTAGCATGCCGTCTTTGCGGAAGCCGGCCTGGTACTGCCCCAAGCTGGAGGTGACAGGATGA
- a CDS encoding alpha-ketoacid dehydrogenase subunit beta, whose translation MAETFMFNALREAVDEEMARDPSVFVLGEDVGHYGGSYKVTKDLYKKYGDLRVLDTPIAENSFTGMAVGAAMTGLRPIIEGMNMGFLLLAFNQIANNAGMLRYTSGGNYKIPMVIRGPGGVGRQLGAEHSQRLEAYFQAVPGLKIVACSTAYNAKGLLKAAIRDDNPVLFFEHVLLYNLKENLPDEEYVLPLDKAEIVRRGKDVTILTYSRMRHHVTQALKTLEKEGFDPEVIDLISLKPLDFDTIGESIRKTHRVIVVEECMRTGGIGAEIVASINDRFFDELDAPVLRMSSQDIPTPYNGALERLTIVQPEDIVEAVRKMVALRV comes from the coding sequence ATGGCAGAAACCTTCATGTTCAACGCCCTTCGCGAGGCTGTCGACGAAGAAATGGCCCGCGATCCGTCTGTGTTTGTCCTGGGGGAAGACGTCGGTCACTACGGCGGTTCCTACAAGGTCACCAAGGATCTGTATAAGAAATACGGCGACTTGCGGGTCCTCGACACCCCGATCGCCGAAAACAGCTTTACCGGCATGGCCGTTGGCGCCGCCATGACTGGCCTGCGCCCCATCATCGAGGGCATGAACATGGGCTTTTTGCTCCTGGCCTTCAACCAAATCGCCAACAACGCCGGGATGCTCCGCTATACCTCGGGCGGCAACTACAAAATCCCCATGGTGATTCGCGGACCGGGCGGTGTCGGTCGTCAGCTCGGCGCTGAGCACTCCCAGCGCCTCGAGGCTTACTTCCAGGCCGTCCCTGGCCTCAAGATCGTTGCTTGCTCCACGGCCTACAACGCCAAAGGCCTGCTCAAAGCCGCCATCCGAGACGACAACCCGGTGCTCTTCTTCGAGCACGTCCTCCTGTACAACCTCAAGGAAAACCTGCCCGACGAGGAGTATGTCCTGCCCCTCGACAAAGCAGAGATCGTCCGGCGCGGCAAGGATGTCACCATCCTCACCTATTCCCGGATGCGCCACCACGTCACCCAGGCGCTCAAAACCCTCGAAAAAGAAGGCTTTGACCCGGAAGTCATCGACTTGATTTCCCTCAAGCCGCTGGACTTTGACACCATTGGCGAATCCATTCGCAAAACTCACCGCGTCATCGTGGTTGAGGAGTGCATGCGGACTGGCGGAATCGGTGCAGAAATCGTCGCCTCCATCAACGATCGCTTCTTTGATGAGCTCGATGCCCCGGTACTGCGGATGTCCTCCCAGGACATCCCGACTCCCTACAACGGTGCTTTGGAGCGGCTGACCATTGTGCAGCCTGAGGACATCGTAGAGGCCGTCCGCAAGATGGTGGCTCTGCGCGTCTAG